In Nocardioides faecalis, the following proteins share a genomic window:
- a CDS encoding AMP-dependent synthetase/ligase — protein sequence MPNHTDTSFLDHMPQNCAVQFWDRVAASGPREAFRFPVGETWKSVTWAETGDEVRRIAAGLLGLGLQREDRVAIAAATRYEWILADLAIMCAGGATTTVYPTTGGEDTAYIIGDSGSRVVFAEDDVQVAKLRDHRDELPEVMKVVSFDAALADGDWVISMDDLARIGEEYLAEHPEGIEIVAKDIAGDQLATLIYTSGTTGKPKGVRTLHRGWVFEGEAIKAQDILNEDDLQFLWLPMAHSFGKVLLSTQLACGFATAIDGRVDKIVDNLGVVKPTFMGAAPRIFEKAYSRIVTMQAAEGGLKEKIFKRAFAVGAKVDELKLAGKSVPLGLKLQHGLFDKLVFSKVRDRFGGRVKFFISGSAALNADIARWFHAAGVLILEGYGMTENSAGATVNHPDRYKMGTVGLPFPGTEVRIGDNGEVQLKGPHIMAGYHNRPEATAEALTADGWLRTGDRGQIDEDGYLTITGRIKELFKTSGGKYIAPPAIEAKFKAICPYVSQFMVFGAERNFVSALITLDPDGIAGWAEENGKGGTSYTDLVRDPQVVAMVGEYVDQLNAQLNRWETVKKWTLLDHDLSIESGELTPSMKVKRNVVEANNKDVIDSFYVDA from the coding sequence ATGCCCAACCACACAGACACCAGCTTCCTCGATCACATGCCCCAGAACTGCGCTGTGCAGTTCTGGGACCGTGTGGCCGCCAGCGGACCGCGCGAGGCGTTCCGGTTCCCCGTCGGCGAGACCTGGAAGTCGGTGACCTGGGCGGAGACCGGCGACGAGGTCCGGCGCATCGCCGCCGGCCTGCTCGGCCTCGGCCTGCAGCGCGAGGACCGGGTCGCGATCGCCGCGGCCACCCGCTACGAGTGGATCCTCGCCGACCTGGCGATCATGTGCGCCGGCGGCGCCACGACCACCGTCTACCCCACGACCGGCGGTGAGGACACGGCGTACATCATCGGCGACTCCGGCAGCCGTGTCGTGTTCGCCGAGGACGACGTCCAGGTGGCCAAGCTCCGCGACCACCGCGACGAGCTGCCCGAGGTGATGAAGGTCGTCTCCTTCGATGCCGCCCTGGCCGACGGCGACTGGGTGATCTCGATGGACGACCTCGCCCGCATCGGCGAGGAGTACCTGGCCGAGCACCCCGAGGGCATCGAGATCGTCGCCAAGGACATCGCCGGCGACCAGCTCGCCACCTTGATCTACACCTCCGGCACCACCGGGAAGCCCAAGGGCGTGCGGACCCTGCACCGCGGCTGGGTCTTCGAGGGCGAGGCGATCAAGGCCCAGGACATCCTCAACGAGGACGACCTGCAGTTCCTGTGGCTGCCGATGGCGCACTCCTTCGGCAAGGTCCTGCTCTCCACCCAGCTGGCGTGCGGCTTCGCGACGGCGATCGACGGCCGGGTGGACAAGATCGTGGACAACCTGGGCGTGGTGAAGCCGACCTTCATGGGCGCGGCGCCGCGGATCTTCGAGAAGGCCTACTCGCGCATCGTCACCATGCAGGCCGCCGAGGGCGGGCTGAAGGAGAAGATCTTCAAGCGCGCCTTCGCCGTGGGCGCCAAGGTCGACGAGCTCAAGCTCGCCGGCAAGTCGGTGCCGCTGGGCCTCAAGCTGCAGCACGGCCTGTTCGACAAGCTGGTCTTCTCCAAGGTGCGCGACCGCTTCGGCGGACGGGTGAAGTTCTTCATCTCCGGCTCCGCCGCGCTCAACGCCGACATCGCCCGGTGGTTCCACGCCGCCGGCGTCCTCATCCTCGAGGGCTACGGCATGACGGAGAACTCCGCGGGCGCCACCGTGAACCACCCCGACCGCTACAAGATGGGCACCGTCGGGCTGCCGTTCCCCGGCACCGAGGTCCGCATCGGCGACAACGGCGAGGTCCAGCTCAAGGGCCCGCACATCATGGCCGGCTACCACAACCGTCCCGAGGCCACCGCCGAGGCGCTCACCGCCGACGGCTGGCTGCGCACCGGCGACCGCGGCCAGATCGACGAGGACGGCTACCTGACGATCACGGGCCGCATCAAGGAGCTCTTCAAGACCTCCGGCGGCAAGTACATCGCCCCGCCCGCGATCGAGGCGAAGTTCAAGGCGATCTGCCCCTACGTCAGCCAGTTCATGGTCTTCGGCGCCGAGCGCAACTTCGTCTCCGCGCTGATCACCCTCGACCCGGACGGCATCGCCGGCTGGGCCGAGGAGAACGGCAAGGGCGGCACGTCGTACACCGACCTGGTCCGCGACCCGCAGGTCGTGGCCATGGTCGGGGAGTACGTCGACCAGCTCAACGCCCAGCTCAACCGCTGGGAGACCGTCAAGAAGTGGACGCTGCTCGACCACGACCTCAGCATCGAGTCCGGTGAGCTGACCCCGTCCATGAAGGTCAAGCGCAACGTCGTCGAGGCCAACAACAAGGACGTCATCGACAGCTTCTACGTCGACGCCTGA